One Trichormus variabilis 0441 genomic window, GCTAATTGTCACTTTGGATGGCGAAGATGTCGTTGATTGTGAACCGGTAATCGGCTATCTGCACCGAGGAATGGAGAAAATCGCCGAAAACCGCACCACAGTCATGTACGTCCCCTACGTTAGCCGATGGGACTACGCCGCAGGAATGTTTAATGAAGCTGTCACCGTCAATGCACCGGAAAAGCTGGCTGGTGTTGCTGTTCCTAAACGCGCTAGCTACATCCGCGTCATCATGCTGGAATTGAACCGCATTGCTAACCACCTCCTGTGGTTCGGCCCCTTCCTAGCTGACGTAGGCGCACAAACTCCCTTCTTTTACCAGTTCCGAGAACGGGAGATGATTTACGATTTGTGGGAAGCCGCCACAGGCTACCGCATGGTAAATAACAACTATTTCCGCGTCGGTGGCGTAGCTGCGGATTTACCCTATGGTTGGGTAGATAAGTGTCTAGAATTTTGTGACTACTTCTTACCCGTAGTTGATGAATACGAAAAGTTAGTTACCAATAATCCCATTTTCCGCCGTCGGATCGAAGGTATTGGCACAATTAGCCGCGAAGAAGCAATTAACTGGGGACTTTCCGGCCCGATGTTACGTGCATCTGGTGTAAAATGGGACTTACGCAAAGTTGACCATTACGAATCCTACGATGATTTCGACTGGGATGTACAGTGGGAGACAGCCGGCGATTGTTTAGCCCGTTACACCGTGAGAATGCGGGAAATGCGCGAATCTGTGAAGATTATCAAGCAAGCAATCAAAGGATTACCCGGAGGCCCCTACGAAA contains:
- a CDS encoding NAD(P)H-quinone oxidoreductase subunit H; the protein is MARIETRTEPMVLNMGPHHPSMHGVLRLIVTLDGEDVVDCEPVIGYLHRGMEKIAENRTTVMYVPYVSRWDYAAGMFNEAVTVNAPEKLAGVAVPKRASYIRVIMLELNRIANHLLWFGPFLADVGAQTPFFYQFREREMIYDLWEAATGYRMVNNNYFRVGGVAADLPYGWVDKCLEFCDYFLPVVDEYEKLVTNNPIFRRRIEGIGTISREEAINWGLSGPMLRASGVKWDLRKVDHYESYDDFDWDVQWETAGDCLARYTVRMREMRESVKIIKQAIKGLPGGPYENLEAKRLIAGKKSEWDAFDYQYIGKKVSPTFKMPKGEIYARVESGKGELGIYLIGDDNVFPWRWKIRPADFNNLQILPHLLRGMKVADIVVILGSIDVIMGSVDR